Below is a window of Candidatus Cloacimonadota bacterium DNA.
CTTTATGGCATATTACTTCTGTTAATTGCTTCGGGAGCAATTACATACATTGTTTTTGTAGTGCGTTTCTACTGGGGCTGGAAAAAACTAAAGCAGGAAAAGAACTATCGCAAACTGAGGGTTTCCGTAGTGGTGGTTGCCCATAATGAGGCTAATAATATCCCCCGTTTGATGACCAGCTTACTCTCTCAGGATTATCCTAAAAATCTTTATGAAATAGTATTTGGAGATGATCATTCGGTAGATGAAACAGAAACAATCATGCAGAAATATATAGAACAGGGGCACAATGTACGCTATATAAAATCCTTAGGCAGAGATGGAGTGGTTTCTCCCAAAAAATTGGCCCTAAATAAAGCTATAGTAGCGGCTGATGGGGATATTATCCTTACTACTGATGCCGATTGCATTGTACCCAAAACCTGGATATCCAGCATGATATCATGTTTCACTGACGACGTAAGTATGGTTGCAGGTTATTCCCGAACACTTATACCCGCATGGAACAAAGCAAGTATATTGCAAAAATATGAACATTTGGATTTTGCCCTTACATACATGGTTTTAGGCGGTGGATATACCTTAGGAAAAAGTTGGGCTTGCATAGGACAGAATTTAGCTTATCGAAAAAGTGCCTGGGAAGATGTGGGTGGTTTTAGCAAAATTTGGCATCTAATAAGTGGGGATGATGTAAATCTAATGCAGCTTATGCGACGAAAAGGGCATAAAATTATCTTCAATTTCGCTGCAGATTCTTTTACCTATACCCATCCGGTTAAAAGCTGGAAACAGTTTATTAACCAGCGTAGCCGTTGGGCTTCTAATATGAAATATCAGCTCTATTTCAATCCCGAGTTTTTCTTTATCCTGTTTTCGATGGCATGTCTTTATTGGGGCGGGATTGTATTAATGTTTATAAACTTCAAATTGGGCTTAATCATATTTCTTTACCGCATACTTATCGAACACATCATGATCTCATATTCTCGCAAGCAATTTGGGATAACTGCCCGTATGCTAGGCTTTTATCCTGTCTGGTTGATTATTCAAACTTTTATGCTTGTATTTACAATGATTCTGGGGCAGTTTGGGTTCTTTGTATGGCACGGTAAACGACCTCCCAAAGGAGATAGAAATGCATATAATAATTTTCGATGATATTAAAACGGCAGATTTTTACCCGCTTACCCACATCCGGAGCACTGGCGACCTACGCTGTGGTATTATGAAGATGCGCCAAAGATTGCAATACATCTTTGGTGCCGAATCTAATAACCTTATTATAGACCCCTTTTTGCAAAAACTCTATCGAGGCCGACACCCTGAGTGGAGTATAAATCAATTACCTCCCGGGCAAAAACTGTATCTGAACA
It encodes the following:
- a CDS encoding glycosyltransferase, encoding MIANLLYGILLLLIASGAITYIVFVVRFYWGWKKLKQEKNYRKLRVSVVVVAHNEANNIPRLMTSLLSQDYPKNLYEIVFGDDHSVDETETIMQKYIEQGHNVRYIKSLGRDGVVSPKKLALNKAIVAADGDIILTTDADCIVPKTWISSMISCFTDDVSMVAGYSRTLIPAWNKASILQKYEHLDFALTYMVLGGGYTLGKSWACIGQNLAYRKSAWEDVGGFSKIWHLISGDDVNLMQLMRRKGHKIIFNFAADSFTYTHPVKSWKQFINQRSRWASNMKYQLYFNPEFFFILFSMACLYWGGIVLMFINFKLGLIIFLYRILIEHIMISYSRKQFGITARMLGFYPVWLIIQTFMLVFTMILGQFGFFVWHGKRPPKGDRNAYNNFR